A segment of the Mangrovimonas sp. YM274 genome:
AGTGTTAAAGTAGGGGTAACACGTAAAACACAAGTGCCTACTAGATGGATAGATCAGGGGGCGCATGAAGCCATTGAAATTGTAGAAGTGCCCAATAGGTATTTAGCAGGTATTACCGAGGTGGCCCTAAAAGAACATGTGTCTGATAAAACCAATTGGCGCACGATGCTTAAAAATGAGGTGGTGGATGAAAACCTGGTAGAATGGCGCGAACGCTTGTTGCCTTTCGTTCCTGAAGAAGCAAGAGAGTACATTATAGCGTCCAATACAGAAACCGAATTGGAGTTTCCTGTGGAGCAATATCCATTAAAACCTAAAAGTTTAAATTTAGGAAAAACACCTTCATATACCGGGAGGCTGTCAGGGATTAAAGGACAATACCTAATCTTTGAAGATCAAACCGTGTTTAACGTACGCGCCAACGAAGGGTTGGTGGTTGATATTTCCATACGTTAGCACAAGATAAGTAATACATTGAAAAGCAAAGGCTACCCTGAGGTAGCCTTTTTCATGTATATTAAATATCTTCTTGGTCTCTTAAGTTTTGGATATAAGAAGCTTTTTGAATTTCACGTCGTCTTCTTACGGACGGTTTCGTGAAAAATTGCCCCTCTCTTAAGTTTTGCATCACCTTGACATTTCTGT
Coding sequences within it:
- a CDS encoding DUF2797 domain-containing protein; translation: MTYQGVLTKMETEYGHPIQYYLVFKIDFLNLNQLLNRTISIQFVKFECLNCGLDKPIYRQGFCKSCFFEVPQAADWIMRPELSTAHLGKEDRDLEYEKKVQLQPHIVYLANSSSVKVGVTRKTQVPTRWIDQGAHEAIEIVEVPNRYLAGITEVALKEHVSDKTNWRTMLKNEVVDENLVEWRERLLPFVPEEAREYIIASNTETELEFPVEQYPLKPKSLNLGKTPSYTGRLSGIKGQYLIFEDQTVFNVRANEGLVVDISIR
- the rpsU gene encoding 30S ribosomal protein S21: MIKIVIKEGESIERALKRYKRKHRNVKVMQNLREGQFFTKPSVRRRREIQKASYIQNLRDQEDI